The proteins below are encoded in one region of Bosea sp. BIWAKO-01:
- a CDS encoding dicarboxylate/amino acid:cation symporter, giving the protein MSTAAITRGHQGPWWTHLYVQVLTAIAIGVLVGHFYPHTGEAMKPLGDAFIKAIKMVIAPIIFLTVVHGVASMDDMKKVGRVGVKALLYFEVVTTLALIVGLIVINLWKPGVGMSVNVGGLDTSAISAFTTKAKEQSTIGFLMDIIPTTVVGAFATGEILQVLFFALLFAFGLQMLGERGKPVLHFVDDIAQVFFKIVGIIMKAAPIGAFGAMAFTIGKFGIGTLLSLGSFMAAFYTTCLLFIFLVLGTIARLHGFSIVRFIAYIKEELLIVLGTSSSESVLPRMIAKMSYLGCKENVVGLVIPTGYSFNLDGTCIYLTMAAIFLAQATNTELSLSQEIGIIAVLLLTSKGAAGVTGSGFIVLAATLASVGTIPVASIALILGIDRFMSEARALTNLIGNGVATIVVAKWENSLDERRMQRILAKEADYDADEPERIAV; this is encoded by the coding sequence ATGTCGACAGCTGCGATTACGCGCGGTCATCAGGGTCCCTGGTGGACGCATCTCTATGTCCAGGTGCTGACCGCCATCGCGATCGGGGTGCTCGTCGGGCATTTCTATCCGCACACCGGCGAAGCGATGAAGCCGCTCGGCGATGCCTTCATCAAGGCCATCAAGATGGTCATCGCGCCGATCATCTTCCTCACCGTCGTCCACGGCGTCGCCTCGATGGACGACATGAAGAAGGTCGGCCGCGTCGGCGTGAAGGCGCTGCTCTATTTCGAAGTCGTGACGACACTTGCCCTCATCGTCGGGCTCATCGTCATCAATCTCTGGAAGCCCGGCGTCGGCATGAGTGTCAATGTCGGCGGGCTCGACACCAGCGCCATCTCTGCATTCACGACCAAGGCGAAGGAACAGAGCACGATCGGCTTCCTGATGGACATCATCCCGACGACAGTGGTCGGCGCCTTCGCAACCGGCGAAATCCTGCAGGTACTGTTCTTCGCGTTGCTCTTTGCCTTCGGTCTGCAGATGCTCGGCGAGCGCGGCAAACCGGTCCTCCACTTCGTCGACGATATCGCGCAGGTCTTCTTCAAGATCGTCGGCATCATCATGAAGGCGGCACCGATCGGTGCTTTCGGCGCGATGGCCTTCACGATCGGAAAATTCGGCATCGGCACGCTGCTGTCGCTGGGCAGCTTCATGGCCGCCTTCTATACGACCTGCCTGCTCTTCATATTCCTGGTGCTCGGCACGATCGCCCGGCTGCACGGTTTCAGCATCGTGAGGTTCATCGCCTACATAAAGGAAGAGCTGCTGATCGTGCTTGGCACCTCCTCGTCCGAGAGCGTCCTGCCACGGATGATCGCCAAGATGAGCTATCTCGGCTGCAAGGAGAACGTCGTCGGTTTGGTGATCCCGACCGGCTATTCCTTCAACCTCGACGGCACCTGCATCTATCTGACGATGGCTGCGATCTTCCTAGCCCAGGCAACCAATACCGAGCTGAGCCTGTCGCAAGAGATCGGCATCATCGCGGTGCTGCTGCTGACCTCGAAAGGCGCGGCCGGCGTCACGGGCTCCGGCTTCATCGTGCTCGCTGCAACGCTGGCCTCTGTCGGCACCATCCCTGTGGCGTCGATCGCCCTGATCCTCGGCATCGACCGCTTCATGTCGGAGGCGCGCGCCCTGACCAACCTGATCGGCAACGGGGTCGCGACGATCGTCGTGGCGAAATGGGAGAACTCGCTCGACGAACGTCGCATGCAGCGCATCCTCGCCAAGGAAGCCGATTACGATGCCGACGAGCCCGAGCGGATCGCGGTCTGA
- a CDS encoding Lrp/AsnC family transcriptional regulator, with protein sequence MVRDVSGLDSFDWRLIDALQQDASLTNGALAEKVGLSASQISRRRQRLEEEGTIRGYRALIDPAAIGLGVTVFIHVALNTHSRDNARRFRDLVRLTPAILEAHALTGEADYLLKVAVGDLKELSRFVNEILMPHESVARVRSEIALETLKEPGLLPLRSS encoded by the coding sequence ATGGTGCGTGATGTGAGCGGACTTGATTCCTTCGACTGGCGCCTGATCGATGCACTCCAGCAGGATGCCTCTCTGACGAATGGCGCGTTGGCCGAGAAGGTCGGGCTGTCGGCGAGCCAGATTTCCCGCCGGCGCCAACGGCTCGAGGAGGAGGGGACGATCCGCGGCTATCGCGCGCTGATCGATCCGGCGGCGATCGGGCTCGGGGTGACCGTCTTCATCCATGTCGCGCTGAACACGCATTCGCGCGACAATGCCCGTCGCTTTCGCGATCTCGTCAGGCTGACGCCCGCGATCCTGGAGGCGCACGCCCTTACGGGTGAGGCGGATTATCTGCTCAAGGTTGCGGTCGGCGATCTCAAGGAGCTCTCGCGCTTCGTCAACGAGATCCTGATGCCGCATGAAAGCGTCGCCCGGGTCCGCTCGGAAATCGCGCTCGAGACATTGAAGGAGCCGGGGCTCCTGCCGTTGCGTTCGTCATGA
- a CDS encoding tellurite resistance TerB family protein, with amino-acid sequence MFNAKSLLDALVSAGNQAGQQAGQSGGLGGMLGNLAQQVQQAGGSGGIGGLVGSVLGQATQGMQDAARQTGLEQKASDVLGQVSGGKTPDQLLEQAKGMFSSNPAVATAVLSGLGALLFGSSTGRSVAGSAAKLGGLALIGGLAYKAYQNHQAGKPLLDLKRQEVLPAPAGTGFEPEAASEATALIFIRAMIAAAAADGHIDTEERNAILGGLREAGFDPEANAWLAHEMANPASVDVLAEAAETPELAAQIYTAARIAINPDTSAEKDFLAGLAGSVGLDAELVANIDAAASAAKA; translated from the coding sequence ATGTTCAACGCAAAATCACTCCTGGACGCGCTGGTCAGCGCCGGCAATCAAGCCGGGCAGCAGGCCGGCCAGTCCGGGGGGCTCGGCGGAATGCTGGGCAATCTGGCGCAACAGGTCCAGCAGGCCGGTGGTTCAGGTGGCATTGGCGGCCTCGTCGGCAGCGTGCTCGGCCAGGCGACGCAGGGCATGCAGGACGCCGCGCGCCAGACAGGTCTGGAACAGAAGGCGAGCGACGTTCTCGGCCAGGTCTCCGGTGGCAAGACGCCCGACCAGTTGCTGGAACAGGCCAAGGGGATGTTCAGCAGCAATCCGGCCGTGGCGACTGCGGTGCTCAGTGGCCTCGGCGCCTTGCTCTTCGGTTCCTCGACAGGGCGTTCGGTTGCCGGCTCTGCGGCGAAACTCGGCGGCCTCGCGCTGATCGGCGGCCTCGCCTACAAGGCCTACCAGAACCATCAGGCCGGCAAACCCCTGCTCGATCTGAAGCGTCAGGAGGTTCTGCCGGCACCGGCCGGAACCGGTTTCGAGCCGGAGGCCGCTAGCGAGGCGACGGCCCTGATCTTCATCCGGGCGATGATCGCAGCCGCTGCCGCCGACGGTCATATCGACACCGAGGAGCGCAATGCCATTCTCGGCGGCCTGCGCGAAGCCGGTTTCGATCCGGAAGCCAATGCCTGGCTCGCCCATGAAATGGCCAATCCGGCTTCGGTCGATGTCCTCGCCGAAGCGGCGGAAACGCCGGAACTCGCGGCGCAGATCTACACGGCGGCTCGCATCGCCATCAATCCCGATACGTCCGCGGAGAAGGACTTCCTCGCCGGGCTTGCAGGCTCGGTCGGGCTCGATGCCGAACTGGTCGCCAATATCGACGCGGCCGCGAGCGCGGCGAAAGCCTGA
- a CDS encoding NIPSNAP family protein, protein MITCHLSYIVDPYQLPAFEAYGKLWIRLVEKFGGKHHGYFMPSEGTSNVALAMFSFPSLAAYEEYRIASFKDEECLAAVAMNEKHRFIISYERSFFRPVFEDDQGARRAP, encoded by the coding sequence ATGATCACCTGCCATTTGAGCTATATCGTCGATCCCTACCAGCTGCCGGCCTTCGAGGCCTATGGCAAGCTCTGGATCCGGCTGGTCGAGAAATTCGGCGGCAAGCATCACGGCTATTTCATGCCCTCGGAAGGCACGTCGAACGTCGCATTGGCGATGTTCAGCTTTCCGTCGCTCGCGGCCTATGAGGAGTATCGCATCGCCTCGTTCAAGGACGAGGAATGCCTGGCGGCCGTGGCGATGAACGAGAAGCACCGCTTCATCATCAGCTATGAACGCTCGTTCTTCCGACCGGTCTTCGAAGACGATCAGGGCGCGCGACGCGCACCCTGA
- a CDS encoding pyridoxal phosphate-dependent aminotransferase, whose product MTLQTVSSFSRIGEENAFAVLARATELQRKGKDIINLGIGQPDFPTPDHIVEAAVKALRDGHHGYTPANGILPLREAVAADLHKRFSVDVSPEEVMIVPGGKVTMFMAILMFGEPGAEILYPDPGFPIYRSMIEFTGATPIPVPIREENGFAFSAEETLSLITPKTRLLIVNSPANPTGGVTPKAEVDKLVAGLSRFPDVAVMSDEIYDQMLYDGEKHVCLLSYPEIRDRLILLNGWSKTYAMTGWRMGFSVWPKPLYDNARKLAVNSHSCVNAPAQWAGLAALTGPQDAVHAMVAEFDRRRKAVVAGLNALPDVSCAVPKGAFYAFPNISKTGWKAKKLASALLEDAGVATIGGPDFGVHGEGYIRLSYANSLENIERALERMKSFLANAKAA is encoded by the coding sequence ATGACGCTGCAGACCGTCTCCTCCTTCTCCCGGATCGGCGAGGAAAACGCTTTCGCCGTGCTGGCACGAGCGACCGAGCTGCAGCGCAAGGGCAAGGACATCATCAATCTCGGCATCGGCCAGCCCGATTTCCCGACGCCCGACCACATCGTCGAGGCCGCGGTGAAGGCGCTGCGCGACGGCCATCACGGCTATACGCCGGCCAATGGCATCCTGCCGCTGCGCGAGGCGGTCGCCGCCGACCTGCACAAGCGCTTCTCGGTCGACGTCTCGCCGGAAGAGGTGATGATCGTGCCGGGCGGCAAGGTCACCATGTTCATGGCGATCCTGATGTTCGGCGAGCCCGGCGCCGAGATCCTCTATCCCGATCCCGGTTTCCCGATCTATCGCTCGATGATCGAGTTCACCGGCGCGACCCCGATCCCGGTTCCGATCCGCGAGGAGAATGGCTTTGCCTTCTCGGCCGAGGAGACGCTCTCGCTGATCACGCCCAAAACCCGGCTGCTGATCGTCAATTCGCCGGCGAACCCGACCGGCGGCGTCACGCCGAAGGCCGAGGTCGACAAGCTCGTCGCCGGGCTCAGCCGCTTCCCCGATGTCGCGGTGATGTCGGACGAGATCTATGACCAGATGCTCTATGACGGCGAGAAGCACGTCTGCCTGCTGAGCTATCCCGAAATTCGCGACCGGCTGATCCTGCTCAATGGCTGGTCCAAGACCTATGCCATGACAGGCTGGCGCATGGGGTTCTCGGTCTGGCCGAAGCCACTCTACGACAATGCCCGCAAGCTCGCGGTCAATTCGCATTCCTGCGTCAACGCCCCGGCGCAATGGGCGGGGCTCGCCGCGCTCACCGGCCCGCAGGACGCGGTGCACGCCATGGTCGCCGAGTTCGATCGGCGGCGGAAAGCGGTGGTCGCCGGGTTGAACGCCTTGCCCGATGTGTCCTGCGCTGTGCCGAAGGGCGCCTTCTACGCCTTCCCGAATATCTCGAAGACCGGGTGGAAGGCGAAGAAACTGGCCTCGGCCCTGCTCGAAGATGCGGGTGTCGCGACGATCGGCGGGCCCGATTTCGGCGTCCATGGCGAAGGCTATATCCGCCTGTCCTATGCCAACTCGCTGGAGAACATCGAACGCGCGCTCGAGCGGATGAAGAGCTTCCTCGCCAACGCGAAGGCAGCATGA
- a CDS encoding IlvD/Edd family dehydratase, protein MAKTPARKSVRKIKPEQLRSKAWFDNPANADMTALYIERTMNFGLSREELQSGRPIIGIAQTGSDIAPCNRHHIELAARVRDGIREMGGVPFEFPIHPIQETCKRPTASLDRNLQYLSLVEILYGYPLDGVVLTTGCDKTTPAQIMAAATVDIPAIALPGGPMLNGNFRGERTGSGTIVWKARQMMAAGEIDYRGFVDLVASSAPSAGHCNTMGTASTMNSLAEAMGMTLPGGAAIPAPYRDRYEMAYHTGKRIVEMVWENLIPSKILTREALENTIVVNSAIGGSTNAPIHVNAIAKHIGVKLDNEDWTAIGYDIPLLVNLQPAGEYLGEDFYRAGGVPAVVAELVAKGKIKPAITANGKTLAENCEGFFSGDRRVIKAYDEPMKAQSGFLNLRGNLFDSAIMKTSVITPEFRKRYLENPKDPMAFEGKAIVFDGPEDYHHRIDDPSLEIDEHSVLFIRGVGPIGYPGAAEVVNMRPPDYLIKKGITALACIGDGRQSGTSGSPSILNASPEAATGGGLALLKTGDKVRIDLKKRTADILISDKELDERRVALKAAGGYKYPKSQTPWQEIQRKIVGELSEGMVLKPAVKYQKIHKKFGVPRDNH, encoded by the coding sequence ATGGCCAAGACGCCAGCAAGGAAGTCGGTCCGCAAGATCAAGCCGGAGCAGCTGCGCTCCAAGGCCTGGTTCGACAATCCCGCCAATGCCGACATGACCGCGCTCTATATCGAGCGCACCATGAATTTCGGCCTGTCGCGCGAAGAGCTGCAGTCGGGCCGCCCGATCATCGGCATCGCCCAGACGGGCTCCGATATTGCGCCCTGCAACCGCCATCATATCGAACTCGCCGCCCGCGTCCGCGACGGCATCCGAGAGATGGGCGGCGTGCCTTTCGAGTTCCCGATCCATCCGATCCAGGAAACCTGCAAGCGCCCGACCGCGAGCCTCGACCGCAACCTGCAATATCTCTCGCTCGTCGAGATCCTCTATGGCTATCCGCTTGACGGTGTCGTGCTGACGACCGGCTGCGACAAGACCACCCCGGCCCAGATCATGGCGGCCGCCACGGTCGACATCCCGGCCATCGCGCTGCCGGGCGGGCCGATGCTGAACGGCAATTTCCGCGGCGAGCGCACCGGTTCGGGCACGATCGTCTGGAAGGCGCGCCAGATGATGGCCGCCGGCGAAATCGACTATCGCGGCTTCGTCGATCTGGTGGCGTCGTCGGCTCCGTCGGCCGGCCACTGCAACACCATGGGCACGGCCTCGACCATGAACTCGCTGGCCGAGGCGATGGGCATGACGCTGCCCGGCGGCGCCGCCATCCCGGCGCCCTATCGCGACCGTTACGAGATGGCCTATCACACCGGCAAGCGCATCGTTGAGATGGTCTGGGAGAACCTGATCCCGTCGAAGATCCTGACGCGCGAAGCCCTGGAGAACACCATCGTCGTCAACTCGGCGATCGGCGGCTCCACCAATGCGCCGATCCATGTCAACGCCATCGCCAAGCATATTGGCGTGAAGCTCGACAACGAGGATTGGACTGCGATCGGCTACGACATCCCGCTGCTGGTCAACCTGCAGCCCGCCGGCGAATATCTCGGCGAGGATTTCTACCGCGCCGGCGGCGTGCCTGCCGTCGTTGCCGAGCTCGTGGCCAAGGGCAAGATCAAGCCCGCCATCACCGCCAACGGCAAGACGCTGGCCGAGAACTGCGAAGGCTTCTTCTCCGGCGATCGTCGCGTCATCAAGGCCTATGACGAGCCGATGAAGGCGCAGTCCGGCTTCCTCAACCTGCGCGGCAATCTGTTCGATTCCGCGATCATGAAGACCAGCGTGATCACGCCGGAATTCCGCAAGCGCTATCTCGAGAACCCGAAGGACCCGATGGCCTTCGAGGGCAAGGCGATCGTCTTCGACGGGCCCGAGGATTACCACCACCGCATCGACGATCCGTCGCTCGAGATCGACGAGCACAGCGTGCTCTTCATTCGCGGCGTCGGGCCGATCGGCTATCCCGGCGCGGCCGAGGTCGTGAACATGCGGCCGCCGGATTACCTGATCAAGAAGGGCATCACGGCGCTGGCCTGTATCGGTGACGGCCGCCAGTCCGGCACGTCGGGCTCGCCCTCGATCCTGAATGCCTCGCCGGAAGCGGCGACCGGCGGCGGACTTGCGCTGCTGAAGACTGGCGACAAGGTCCGCATCGACCTGAAGAAGCGCACGGCCGACATCCTGATTTCCGACAAGGAGCTGGACGAGCGCCGCGTCGCATTGAAGGCGGCCGGCGGCTACAAATACCCGAAGAGCCAGACGCCCTGGCAGGAGATCCAGCGCAAGATCGTTGGCGAGCTCTCCGAGGGCATGGTGCTGAAGCCGGCGGTCAAGTATCAGAAGATCCACAAGAAGTTCGGCGTTCCGCGCGACAACCACTAG
- a CDS encoding LysR family transcriptional regulator, whose product MLLTLRQIEVFRAVMRARTIVGAARDLGIAQPTVTKTVRRIEDICAFALFDRHGGRLTPTAEAHRLLGEVDIAFDQLEGALARALRLARADTGSLRLGASPSIGRVLIPRAAASLLKEHPGLSLHLDILSVSQVMEYLLSAQGEGAVTLFPILHAGIHSISVGTGKAVAVCPLDWPLACAKRLSPSALAGIPIIVFEPQSVHGQVVDAVLRDGGVVPERTHVARFAETAIALAEAGLGLAIVDRFSALAANRNAVALLPLDHPAQYEVFLHRNVERARSRLIQHFETALRAEISKVGADL is encoded by the coding sequence GTGCTGCTCACGCTGAGGCAGATCGAGGTCTTCCGCGCCGTGATGCGCGCCCGCACCATCGTTGGTGCGGCGCGCGATCTCGGTATCGCCCAGCCGACCGTGACCAAGACGGTGCGGAGGATCGAGGATATCTGCGCTTTTGCCCTGTTCGACCGGCATGGCGGCCGCTTGACGCCGACGGCGGAGGCGCATCGTCTTCTCGGTGAGGTCGACATCGCCTTCGACCAGCTTGAAGGGGCTTTGGCGCGGGCGCTCAGGCTGGCACGGGCCGATACCGGCTCGCTCCGTCTCGGCGCTTCGCCGAGCATTGGCCGCGTCCTGATCCCGCGCGCAGCTGCCAGCCTGCTGAAGGAGCATCCCGGGCTCAGCCTGCATCTCGACATCCTGTCGGTCAGCCAGGTGATGGAGTATCTGCTCTCGGCTCAGGGCGAGGGTGCCGTCACCTTGTTCCCTATTCTTCATGCGGGAATTCACAGCATATCGGTCGGCACCGGCAAGGCGGTTGCCGTGTGTCCGCTTGACTGGCCGCTGGCTTGTGCCAAGCGCCTGTCGCCCTCGGCGCTGGCCGGCATTCCGATCATCGTGTTCGAGCCACAATCCGTGCATGGTCAGGTCGTCGACGCGGTGCTGCGCGACGGTGGCGTCGTCCCGGAGCGGACGCATGTCGCCCGCTTCGCCGAAACCGCGATCGCGCTTGCCGAGGCGGGGCTCGGTCTTGCCATCGTCGACCGTTTCAGCGCTCTGGCGGCCAACCGCAATGCGGTCGCGCTCCTGCCGCTCGACCACCCGGCCCAGTACGAGGTTTTCCTGCATCGGAATGTCGAACGTGCGCGCAGCCGCCTGATCCAGCATTTCGAGACGGCCTTGCGGGCCGAGATCTCGAAAGTCGGGGCTGATCTATAG
- a CDS encoding tripartite tricarboxylate transporter substrate binding protein — MTDPLALTPIRPGPLSRREAMAAALGLLAAAAAGPARAQAYPVRAMQLVVPFAAGGGVDVVTRVVAEAAGDALKQRFVIENRGGAATILGSQTVAKAEPDGYTLLAAPTTMVINPALKANVPFDWEKDFVPVAMIAKLPFVVAAGKSYPANTMKELAAHGQASKRPITFGSGGTGTVAHLAGEFFGLVSDTKVQHVPYRGEAPALTDAISGNIDVMFSTLAGASSHVKGGTMKALAVTTGKRASLLPDVPTVAEQGYPGYDLSAWVALVAPKGTAPEVVQVLNSAINAALTRPDVNARLVEIGAEPAPGTPADLAAFMAKDAETWARVVKSAAIKVE, encoded by the coding sequence ATGACGGACCCATTGGCGCTGACCCCCATCCGGCCGGGCCCCCTGAGCAGGCGTGAGGCGATGGCCGCGGCGCTCGGGCTGCTTGCAGCAGCGGCTGCCGGGCCGGCGCGGGCCCAGGCCTATCCGGTGCGGGCCATGCAGCTCGTCGTGCCCTTTGCTGCAGGTGGTGGCGTCGATGTCGTGACGCGCGTCGTGGCCGAAGCAGCCGGCGACGCGCTCAAGCAGCGCTTCGTCATCGAGAACCGCGGCGGTGCCGCCACGATCCTCGGCTCCCAGACCGTCGCGAAGGCGGAACCTGACGGCTACACACTGCTGGCTGCGCCGACCACGATGGTGATCAATCCCGCGCTGAAGGCGAATGTGCCCTTCGACTGGGAGAAGGATTTCGTGCCGGTCGCGATGATCGCGAAGCTGCCCTTCGTGGTTGCGGCCGGGAAATCCTATCCGGCCAATACGATGAAGGAACTGGCTGCGCATGGGCAGGCCAGCAAGCGGCCGATCACCTTCGGCTCGGGCGGCACCGGCACGGTCGCGCATCTGGCTGGAGAGTTCTTCGGCCTGGTCTCGGATACCAAGGTCCAGCATGTGCCCTATCGCGGCGAAGCGCCGGCTTTGACCGATGCGATCAGCGGCAATATCGACGTCATGTTCTCGACCCTTGCCGGCGCCTCCAGCCACGTCAAGGGCGGCACGATGAAGGCTCTCGCGGTGACCACGGGCAAGCGCGCCTCGCTGTTGCCGGATGTGCCGACTGTCGCCGAGCAAGGCTATCCCGGCTACGACCTCTCGGCCTGGGTGGCCCTCGTCGCCCCCAAGGGAACGGCTCCCGAAGTGGTGCAGGTGCTCAATTCCGCAATCAATGCGGCATTGACCCGGCCCGATGTGAACGCCCGCCTGGTCGAGATCGGCGCTGAGCCTGCGCCGGGCACGCCGGCCGATCTCGCGGCGTTCATGGCCAAGGATGCCGAAACCTGGGCAAGGGTGGTCAAGTCGGCTGCGATCAAGGTCGAGTGA
- a CDS encoding zinc-binding dehydrogenase, giving the protein MLALRKIAAAPGLWLDEISEPRAGPGDVLLEVMAAGICGTDLHIADWSGGYEAMAAAMPVTLGHEFVGRVRHFGEGTDGIAVGTRVVVRPSVVCRRCERCRAGRAEDCTTRTGIGIGRNGGFAALAAVPAENCVALPDELDDAVAALAEPMTVSTEAVDTGGVKPGDTVLVIGPGTIGQGAALAAEMAGAARVVVAGRNDAIRLAAVEALGFPETVDTAGTTLRAALARSGLPVSYDVIIEAAGAPAAVPEAIDLLALRGVLVICGIHPSPVPIDLTALVRRHQQIRGSYRSPLATWPRVIALMAAQQERIRRMISEEVPLSAGLDAFAKASRRAASKIVLRP; this is encoded by the coding sequence ATGCTCGCGCTTCGCAAGATCGCCGCCGCGCCCGGGCTCTGGCTCGATGAGATATCCGAGCCGCGTGCCGGTCCCGGCGACGTGCTGCTTGAGGTTATGGCTGCCGGTATTTGCGGCACGGATCTCCATATCGCGGACTGGTCGGGCGGGTACGAAGCGATGGCGGCCGCAATGCCGGTCACTCTTGGGCACGAGTTCGTCGGCCGCGTCCGGCATTTCGGCGAAGGCACGGACGGCATCGCGGTCGGGACGCGCGTGGTGGTGCGTCCCTCCGTTGTTTGCAGGCGTTGTGAGCGTTGCCGCGCAGGGCGGGCAGAAGATTGCACCACGCGGACCGGCATCGGCATTGGTCGCAATGGTGGCTTCGCAGCCCTTGCCGCCGTTCCGGCAGAGAATTGTGTCGCACTCCCCGACGAGCTCGATGATGCGGTTGCGGCGCTCGCCGAGCCCATGACGGTTTCGACCGAGGCCGTCGATACGGGCGGCGTGAAACCGGGTGATACGGTGCTGGTCATCGGGCCTGGCACGATTGGGCAAGGGGCGGCGCTGGCCGCCGAGATGGCTGGTGCAGCGCGGGTTGTCGTGGCGGGGCGCAATGACGCGATCCGCCTTGCAGCTGTCGAGGCACTCGGCTTTCCCGAGACGGTCGACACGGCGGGGACGACCTTGCGAGCGGCGCTCGCTCGCTCCGGTCTGCCGGTTAGCTATGATGTGATCATCGAAGCCGCGGGTGCGCCAGCAGCGGTACCGGAGGCGATCGATCTCCTCGCCCTGCGCGGTGTCCTGGTCATCTGCGGGATTCATCCCAGCCCGGTGCCGATCGACCTGACTGCGCTGGTGCGGCGGCACCAGCAGATCCGCGGGAGCTATCGCTCGCCCTTGGCAACGTGGCCGCGGGTGATCGCGCTCATGGCGGCGCAACAGGAGCGCATCCGACGGATGATCAGTGAAGAGGTGCCGCTCTCAGCGGGGCTCGACGCCTTCGCAAAGGCAAGCCGTCGCGCTGCATCCAAGATCGTCCTGCGGCCATGA
- a CDS encoding DUF4286 family protein, giving the protein MTGIRSGSADWPGPVFLAIGNSVEPAMRPDYEAWHGGEHVPERLTMPGFLAAKRYVRGRGAAARYLTLYELDSAEALETPEYLHLLANPTPETRRMRPAMGAFSRSVYRETGGAGRGLGRYLARVTWQGRGEEAVPPPALVDLIGRFGVLCVRTGVTLAARPHPAFPATQDANATHAIALLSGTDREALLALLRGALASRIPSPAGLTAFIYELIAAY; this is encoded by the coding sequence ATGACGGGCATACGGTCAGGTTCGGCCGATTGGCCCGGACCCGTCTTCCTGGCGATCGGCAACAGCGTCGAGCCGGCGATGCGCCCGGATTACGAGGCCTGGCACGGGGGCGAGCATGTCCCGGAGCGGCTGACGATGCCCGGTTTCCTCGCTGCGAAACGTTACGTCCGGGGCCGTGGCGCTGCCGCCCGCTATCTGACGCTCTACGAGCTCGACTCGGCAGAGGCGCTGGAGACGCCCGAATATCTCCATCTGCTGGCCAATCCGACCCCGGAAACGCGCAGAATGCGGCCGGCCATGGGGGCGTTCAGCCGCTCTGTCTATCGTGAGACGGGCGGGGCCGGGCGTGGCCTCGGCCGCTATCTCGCCAGAGTGACATGGCAGGGCAGGGGTGAAGAAGCGGTGCCGCCACCGGCTCTGGTGGACCTGATCGGGCGTTTTGGCGTCCTCTGTGTCCGAACAGGCGTTACCCTGGCGGCCAGGCCCCATCCCGCTTTTCCTGCAACGCAGGATGCGAACGCAACCCATGCCATTGCCCTGCTCAGCGGCACAGACCGGGAGGCGCTGCTTGCGCTCCTGCGCGGTGCTCTTGCTTCCAGGATCCCGAGCCCGGCCGGTCTCACGGCTTTCATCTACGAGCTGATTGCAGCCTATTGA
- a CDS encoding isocitrate lyase/phosphoenolpyruvate mutase family protein translates to MTDSPQIAAFRALHDSGCFVMPNPWDVGSARWLRGQGFRALATTSAGFAFTQGRADQDVPRDMMLAHIADMVKAVPDLPINADFENGYADEPADVALNVKACVETGVAGLSIEDATGRDDVPLYPFELAVQRIRAARRAIDETGSGVLLTARAECFLTGHGDPLNESVRRIAAYAEAGADVLYAPGPKTREQIAAIVAAAGGKPVNALIYGDFGLTVSDVAALGVRRISIGAALARAAWAAFIEATRLITEQGSFAGFAGNGPSVPLNMFFEDDLKARS, encoded by the coding sequence ATGACCGACAGTCCGCAGATCGCCGCCTTTCGTGCACTTCACGACTCTGGCTGCTTCGTCATGCCGAACCCATGGGATGTCGGTTCGGCGCGCTGGCTGCGCGGGCAGGGTTTCAGGGCACTGGCCACGACCAGCGCCGGTTTCGCCTTCACGCAGGGGCGGGCTGATCAGGACGTGCCGCGCGACATGATGCTCGCTCATATCGCGGACATGGTGAAAGCCGTACCGGACCTGCCGATCAACGCCGATTTCGAGAACGGCTATGCCGACGAACCGGCCGATGTCGCGCTCAATGTGAAAGCCTGTGTGGAGACCGGTGTCGCCGGGCTCTCGATCGAGGATGCGACCGGCCGTGATGACGTCCCGCTCTATCCTTTCGAGCTCGCGGTCCAGCGGATCCGCGCGGCGCGTCGGGCAATTGATGAAACCGGCTCCGGCGTTCTGCTGACGGCGCGTGCCGAGTGCTTTCTCACTGGACATGGCGACCCGCTGAACGAATCGGTCAGGCGCATTGCCGCCTATGCCGAGGCGGGCGCCGATGTGCTTTATGCCCCCGGACCAAAGACACGCGAGCAGATCGCAGCCATTGTCGCGGCTGCCGGCGGCAAGCCGGTCAATGCGCTGATCTATGGCGATTTCGGCCTGACGGTGTCTGACGTCGCTGCGCTCGGGGTCCGACGCATCTCGATCGGCGCGGCTCTGGCGCGCGCCGCCTGGGCCGCTTTCATCGAGGCCACACGCCTGATCACCGAGCAGGGCAGTTTTGCGGGCTTCGCCGGTAACGGGCCCTCTGTGCCGCTCAATATGTTTTTCGAGGACGACCTCAAGGCGCGCTCGTGA